The bacterium DNA segment GGGTTCTTCGGGGTGGACGCGATCATTCCGCTGGTGAGCACGGATATCAAGATCGGCGCGCTGGGCGTGGATGACAGCCAGTTCTCGCTGGGTGACATATTCTTCGAATCGACCCTCTCCTGGCACGGCCCGCGCTACGATGTCGGGCTGGGTCTGGGCTGGTACGCCCCGACAGGCAAGTACGACAAGACCGAGCCGGCCAGCGCCGGGATGGATTTCTGGACCACCATGCTGACTTTCGGCGCCACGGCCTACCTGGACCAGGGACGCCTGTGGAGCCTGAGCGCCCTGGGACGCTACGAGATCAACAGCGAGAAGGGTGATACGAAGGTGAAGCCGGGCCAGGATTTCCTGTTCGAGTACGGCCTGTCGCGCTCGGTGGCCAAGATCTGGGACCTCGGCCTGAGCGGTTACTGTCTCTGGCAGACCACCGATGACAGCGGCAAGGACATGAACTGGGACGCCAGCGTGCACGACCGGGTGTTCGCCCTGGGGCCGGAGGTGAGTGTGTTCCTCCCGCCGGCCAAGGGGTTCCTGTCGCTGCGCACCCTGTTTGAGACCGGGGCGCGCGACCGCTCGCAGGGTAACGCCGTGACCGTGACTTTCACCAAGATATTCTGAGGCAGCCGGGACAGGCTTGAAAGCTGAAGGGCCGGGGGAGCGCCGAAACCAGAGCGCTCCGCCCGGCCCTTTGCTTTCCGGCGGGGAAACGGGTTGCGGCCCGGGCTCAGAAATTACGCACCAGGCGGATGCCGCAATCCGGGTAGCGCAGCTTGGGCAGGCTGCGGTTTCGGTGGAAGCCCCGGGCGAAGAGGGTGGAACCGCGCCAGGAACCGCCGCGGATGACTTTTTCGGTGCCGGTTGGGTTGCCGGTGGGGTTGAAAGTCTGTTCCGGGTTGTAGTCGCCGTTCCAGTCGTTGATCCACTCCATCACGTTGCCGACCAGGTTGTTCACGCCTTCCGGGCTGTTGCCGGACGGGAAAGAGCCGATCGGGGAGCAGTAGCGGTAACCGTCCGACTCGTCGAAATACGGGCTGTGGCTCTGGCCGTGGTTGGCCCGGCTGCCGTCCCAGTTGTCGCCCCAGGGGTAGACCCGTCCGGCCTGGCCGCGTGTGACATATTCCCACTGGGCCTCGGAGGGAAGTGTCTTGGCGCGGTACTTGGCATAGGCAGAGGCCTCGAACCAGTTCACCCCGATCACGGGCGAGTTGGGCTGGTTGGAGTAGGGATCGCTCTCCCAGGGGGCGCTGCCGGAGCCCCAGTACATGGGCTTGGGGTCATCGGTCTTGAAATTCTGCTCGTTGCTGGTCTGGCGCCACTGCCAGCCCTCGGCGGTCCAGAATGCCTGGTTGTCGTAGCCCCCGGCGTCGACAAACTGCTTGTACTCCTGGTTCGTCACCTCGTAGGCGTCCATGTAGAAACTTGTCAGGGTGATCCGCCGCACCGGCTCGAACTCTCCGGCCTTGCCCATGTCGAACAAGCCGCCGGGGATGAAGACCTCGTGGGTGGTCACCACGCTGGAGTCGGGGTTGAGGCCCACGCCGGTCACGTTCAGCGAGTCGACCGGACGGAGCTGGTCGTTGGAGAGGATCACCACCGCCGAGTTGGCCGTGTCGGCGATCAGCGGCGTGAACGTGACGATGATGGTCTGCTGCCCGCCGGGCGCGACATTCACCTTGTTGGGCAGGGCCTTGTATTCCGAGCGCACGGGGTTGATCCCGGTCACCCGCAGGGTGTCCTTGCCCAGGTTGCCGATCACGAAAGTGCGGCTCGTGGAAAGCTGCAACAGCGATGAGCCCAGGTCGAGGAAGCGCGTGGACAGGGTCATCAGGGCCACCTTGGAGGTGGTGTCCACTGCGGCGCCGGTCAGCTTGACAGTCAGACTGGGATTGGTCGGGTCGTTGCTGACCACGGTCAGGGTGCCCTGGATCAACCCGAGGCTGGTCGGGGAGAATACCACCTGGACATTCCCTGAATTCCCGGCCGTCACTTTCAGGTTGGGGGAGCTGACAGAGAACGCACTCGGGGCGGCAGACAGAGAGGTGATAGAGAGTTCTCCCA contains these protein-coding regions:
- a CDS encoding transporter; translation: MNQSYRKLALMVLLAVLALTVFSGSLLAGEKGHYVPGVEGIKAASLPPPGVYWRSYNIFYNSSSLRDGNGDELPVNFDVSVFATANRFIWMTDKKVLGGFFGVDAIIPLVSTDIKIGALGVDDSQFSLGDIFFESTLSWHGPRYDVGLGLGWYAPTGKYDKTEPASAGMDFWTTMLTFGATAYLDQGRLWSLSALGRYEINSEKGDTKVKPGQDFLFEYGLSRSVAKIWDLGLSGYCLWQTTDDSGKDMNWDASVHDRVFALGPEVSVFLPPAKGFLSLRTLFETGARDRSQGNAVTVTFTKIF